Proteins encoded in a region of the Pocillopora verrucosa isolate sample1 chromosome 11, ASM3666991v2, whole genome shotgun sequence genome:
- the LOC136284240 gene encoding DELTA-stichotoxin-She4b-like: MDPVIPADQLGPKVLEDVFKSMSPTNRGIAIGIANETSHQWNAMNAYFYSGSPGPNVLPEFVKSQEAILYTATKPTGLPRGSVGVITFFIPDDNMTVAVMFSVPFDRNLFENWWDAKVYRNKTEADYNVWSFMYYNHNPFRGDDGWHEKQISEGYRVKGVMTSTGECKLQLKIWKPESLKTEITA; the protein is encoded by the coding sequence ATGGATCCAGTGATACCAGCCGATCAGTTAGGACCAAAAGTTCTGGAAGACGTTTTCAAATCAATGTCACCCACAAATCGGGGAATTGCCATTGGCATCGCTAATGAAACATCCCATCAGTGGAATGCAATGAATGCATACTTCTATTCCGGTTCCCCCGGCCCAAATGTCCTACCCGAATTCGTGAAGAGCCAGGAAGCAATTCTGTATACGGCCACGAAACCAACTGGTCTACCAAGAGGAAGTGTGGGGGTGATTACCTTCTTTATCCCAGATGACAACATGACCGTAGCAGTCATGTTCAGTGTACCATTCGACCGCAATTTGTTCGAAAACTGGTGGGATGCCAAGGTTTATCGCAATAAGACAGAAGCTGACTATAATGTGTGGTCTTTCATGTATTACAATCACAATCCCTTCCGAGGTGATGACGGCTGGCATGAGAAACAAATAAGTGAAGGTTACCGCGTGAAGGGCGTCATGACAAGCACAGGCGAATGTAAGCTGCAGTTAAAGATCTGGAAGCCGGAATctctaaaaactgaaataactgCGTGA
- the LOC136276983 gene encoding DELTA-stichotoxin-She4b-like has translation MPPTGQGIAIGIANETSHEWSGSNAFFFSGKPGRITIPEFLGIDEAALFSATKRTGRASGTVGVITFFIPDDDMTVAVMFSVPFSHLVYENWWNAKVYRNKKEADEDMWSQMYYRQEPFKGDNGWHEKEIGEGYNVKGIMTSSNRCKLQLKIWKRESQDLVSCQRVFNLPRSVGQHTHSHQQIVIKETSERLVVTSYPE, from the coding sequence ATGCCACCCACAGGGCAAGGAATTGCCATCGGCATCGCTAATGAAACATCTCATGAGTGGAGTGGATCGAATGCATTCTTCTTTTCTGGTAAACCTGGGCGAATTACTATACCTGAATTCTTGGGAATAGATGAAGCAGCACTGTTCTCTGCAACCAAAAGAACTGGCCGGGCAAGTGGAACTGTGGGCGTGATTACCTTCTTCATCCCAGATGACGACATGACCGTAGCAGTCATGTTCAGTGTACCATTCTCCCACCTTGTGTATGAAAACTGGTGGAATGCCAAGGTTTATCGCAATAAGAAAGAAGCTGATGAGGATATGTGGTCTCAAATGTACTACCGGCAAGAACCCTTCAAAGGTGATAACGGCTGGCATGAGAAAGAAATAGGTGAAGGTTACAACGTGAAGGGCATCATGACAAGCTCAAACCGATGTAAGCTGCAGTTAAAGATCTGGAAGCGGGAAAGCCAGGATTTAGTGTCCTGCCAACGAGTGTTTAATCTTCCCAGGTCAGTTGGCCAGCATACCCACTCACACCAACAAATAGTAATTAAAGAAACGTCAGAGCGACTAGTAGTTACAAGTTACCCAGAGTGA